One window of the Salvia miltiorrhiza cultivar Shanhuang (shh) chromosome 6, IMPLAD_Smil_shh, whole genome shotgun sequence genome contains the following:
- the LOC130989868 gene encoding uncharacterized protein LOC130989868, producing MASTNSFIAAQILPPHSKAARAPMPTRRQCLLLLTATTALRAAELPARAQDIPLFGLRKSLRKVEEEAEEIVKEGFEAADKGIAAAEKGIEVTERGVVAAEKEIETVLAFGGLAQAGVVAGAEVLAVVIASSIVNGILGPEAQKS from the coding sequence atgGCCTCCACAAACTCCTTCATCGCAGCGCAAATCCTCCCGCCGCACTCCAAGGCCGCGCGCGCGCCGATGCCCACGCGGAGGCAGTGCCTGCTTCTGCTCACCGCGACGACGGCGCTGAGGGCGGCGGAATTGCCGGCCAGAGCGCAGGACATACCGCTGTTCGGGCTGAGGAAGAGCCTCCGCAAGGTGGAGGAAGAGGCGGAGGAGATAGTGAAGGAGGGGTTCGAGGCGGCCGACAAGGGAATCGCGGCGGCCGAGAAGGGGATTGAGGTCACGGAGAGAGGGGTGGTGGCGGCCGAGAAGGAGATCGAGACGGTGTTGGCCTTCGGCGGTCTGGCGCAGGCGGGGGTCGTCGCGGGGGCGGAGGTGCTCGCCGTCGTCATCGCTTCCTCCATTGTTAATGGGATTCTGGGGCCCGAAGCTCAGAAATCATGA
- the LOC130989870 gene encoding uncharacterized protein LOC130989870, which yields MEYKFLSALLPYVDSGAWDGNARTLSVELARDVINGIRVEFSGGRPYSFYIRKITALRTRFLFFSRLIQDPEVHWDPLHNIMTMSDEVYASYLEVEPIIRGYKEHGEPMFFLLRGIYFVDE from the exons ATGGAGTATAAGTTCCTTTCGGCTCTTCTTCCATATGTAGATAGTGGAGCGTGGGATGGCAACGCGCGTACTCTGTCAGTCGAACTCGCTCGTGATGTTATCAACGGCATTCGTGTAGAATTTAGTGGAGGACGACCATACTCGTTCTACATCCGGAAAATCACTGCATTACGAActagatttttgtttttttctcgACTCATCCAAGATCCTGAAGTGCATTGGGATCCATTGCATAACATCATGACAATGAGCGACGAGGTGTATGCGTCCTATCTTGAG GTTGAACCTATAATTCGCGGATATAAGGAGCACGGGGAACCAATGTTTTTCTTACTTCGAGGAATCTACTTTGTTGACGAGTGA
- the LOC130991024 gene encoding protein FAR1-RELATED SEQUENCE 5-like: MVFDLNVPDGVDELEYYNSIVNDDAIDWGLNNVRNDELSAFGFQMEEDVHVEDVNEVNVEDVNEVNGEDVNEVNVEDVNHVNVEDVESEFRHETEDVANEVGHSTAVEFEAVELEAKLAPGCLVDGFDEAFLLYCAYAKQTGFSVRKGNQERFNKTKEVRMKTFVCSCRGLTPTTHIEGRLAVYKKQSSRCNCQALLRIARVEGGPWKVTTFNKDHNHELFPKDQAYLLRSSRHISHTKKSMLEALHSAGIPISRACRFMENEAGGPENAEFIRTDAYHHMVNVRRKSKMANGDSIALMQYFVDKSNKEPFFYWNMQKDDEGRLMNFFYRDSRSALDYEYFGDVLSVDTTYKTNKYDLICAPFVGINHHLKNCMFGMAFLSDETTETFEWLFSTFLESMNGKEPEVVFSDQCQALMNGIDGQFKAASHRLCQWHINQNAPSHFGSLNGNNDFKRAWHHCMNWCESEEEFESLWKKMIEDYRLAEHRWFGSMYKLRKRWASVFTNSRFSAGLHATSRSEVTNKVLKDLCGSSGSLFDFVQKYEQIQKDWRVKERAADALCIGTPGQFVEHNPLVMAAAKHFTRAVFVSYEFEANHSLNVSIIGNPTANDVQQLRFVVKTTINPLRSRCVIFHRTSHEASCSCRLWETSGILCRHIFRIYYHMNVQSIPKKYLLRRFSKDAKTRIGLAVGEGNTGDTHCHILLPNSAMNSHIMRGMYELLNDDNLDETSRKIIVLKFDELQKQIQLRLRTVRQVDTSHDDASIDNPNPLVRTPFHDPPIPVKRRKRTALSSNHIK, from the exons ATGGTGTTTGATTTGAATGTTCCGGATGGAGTTGATGAATTGGAATATTACAATAGTATTGTGAATGATGATGCTATAGATTGGGGCTTGAATAATGTACGAAATGACGAGTTATCGGCATTTGGGTTTCAAATGGAAGAAGACGTGCATGTTGAGGATGTGAATGAAGTGAATGTTGAGGATGTGAATGAAGTGAATGGTGAGGATGTGAATGAAGTGAATGTTGAGGATGTTAATCATGTGAATGTTGAAGACGTTGAATCTGAATTTCGCCATGAGACTGAAGATGTGGCCAACGAAGTTGGTCATTCAACTGCTGTAGAGTTCGAGGCTGTAGAGTTGGAGGCGAAATTAGCACCTGGATGTTTAGTTGATGGTTTCGATGAAGCATTTTTGTTGTATTGTGCCTATGCGAAACAGACTGGATTCAGTGTAAGGAAAGGGAACCAAGAGCGTTTCAACAAGACAAAAGAGGTACGTATGAAGACATTTGTATGTTCTTGTCGCGGTTTGACACCTACTACTCATATTGAAGGCCGTTTGGCAGTATACAAGAAACAGAGCAGTAGGTGTAATTGTCAAGCTCTTTTGAGGATTGCCCGTGTTGAAGGAGGGCCATGGAAGGTAACGACATTCAATAAAGATCACAACCATGAATTATTTCCCAAGGATCAAGCCTATTTGCTCCGTTCTTCTCGGCATATATCGCATACTAAGAAGTCTATGTTGGAGGCTTTGCATTCTGCCGGCATACCAATAAGCCGTGCCTGTCGTTTCATGGAAAATGAAGCCGGCGGCCCTGAAAATGCCGAATTTATTCGTACAGATGCCTACCATCATATGGTCAATGTTAGAAGAAAGTCGAAGATGGCGAATGGAGATTCCATAGCCCTTATGCAATACTTTGTAGACAAGTCTAACAAAGAGCCCTTTTTCTACTGGAATATGCAAAAGGATGACGAGGGACGACTTATGAATTTCTTCTACCGTGACTCTCGTAGTGCCCTTGATTACGAGTATTTTGGTGATGTCCTATCTGTTGACACAACCTACAAGACGAACAAATATGATCTCATTTGTGCTCCCTTTGTAG GTATTAATCATCATTTGAAAAATTGTATGTTCGGAATGGCCTTCCTTTCAGATGAGACGACGGAGACATTTGAATGGTTATTTTCGACATTTTTAGAGTCAATGAATGGAAAGGAACCGGAAGTGGTATTCTCCGATCAATGTCAAGCTTTAATGAATGGTATTGATGGTCAATTCAAAGCTGCGAGCCATCGCCTATGCCAATGGCATATCAATCAAAATGCCCCTTCTCACTTTGGTTCCTTGAATGGTAACAATGACTTCAAAAGAGCATGGCATCATTGTATGAATTGGTGCGAGAGTGAAGAAGAATTCGAAAGCTTGTGGAAGAAAATGATTGAAGATTATAGGTTGGCTGAGCATAGGTGGTTTGGAAGTATGTACAAATTGCGCAAGAGATGGGCTTCAGTTTTCACCAATTCTCGGTTTTCTGCTGGACTGCATGCTACTTCACGTAGCGAAGTAACGAATAAGGTTTTGAAGGATTTGTGTGGCAGCAGTGGTtcgttatttgattttgttcaaaaatatgaacaaattCAAAAGGATTGGCGGGTGAAAGAAAGAGCTGCTGATGCTTTATGTATCGGGACCCCCGGTCAATTTGTTGAGCATAACCCGTTGGTGATGGCTGCCGCAAAACATTTCACGCGAGCTGTGTTTGTGTCTTATGAGTTCGAGGCAAATCATTCCTTGAATGTGAGCATAATTGGAAATCCGACGGCGAACGACGTGCAACAGTTGCGGTTTGTTGTCAAAACCACAATAAATCCATTGCGTAGTAGATGTGTTATATTCCATCGAACTTCTCATGAAGCCTCATGTAGCTGCCGTTTGTGGGAAACTAGTGGCATCTTGTGTCGCCATATTTTTCGAATATATTATCATATGAACGTGCAAAGTATACCGAAGAAATATCTGTTGCGGAGGTTCTCAAAGGATGCGAAAACACGCATTGGACTAGCTGTCGGAGAAGGGAATACTGGTGACACTCATTGTCATATTTTGTTGCCTAATTCAGCCATGAACAGCCACATTATGCGCGGGATGTACGAGCTCTTGAATGATGATAATTTGGATGAAACATCTCGTAAAATAATTGTACTCAAATTCGATGAGCTACAAAAACAAATTCAATTGCGGTTACGGACTGTTAGGCAGGTGGATACATCCCATGATGACGCATCGATTGATAATCCAAATCCGTTAGTGCGTACACCCTTCCATGATCCGCCGATTCCTGTGAAGCGAAG GAAGCGAACTGCACTCTCAAGCAACCACATCAAATAA
- the LOC130989871 gene encoding uncharacterized protein LOC130989871, whose translation MPPNTQDILYYREPWTRVVEKIVLLQLKKAYKEDRWFPQNDYWNKICLDEVRDELSGRPFFLNYITQHQYNLKYVEWKVRHLQFKMLLENFTVWYDEDSNTVYAAQETWDLISRRYPDMMCYNPEGEENWAILKELYDEPDTTTSESSANDE comes from the exons ATGCCTCCCAACACTCAAGACATATTATATTATAGAGAGCCTTGGACTAGAGTGGTTGAAAAAATagttttgctacaattgaaaaaaGCCTACAAAGAGGATAGATGGTTCCCGCAAAATGATTATTGGAACAAAATTTGTCTTGATGAAGTGCGTGACGAGTTATCGGGTCGCCCTTTCTTCCTCAACTACATCACTCAACATCAATATAATTTAAAGTATGTGGAATGGAAGGTAAGGCATTTGCAATTTAAGATGTTGCTTGAGAATTTTACTGTTTGGTACGATGAAGACTCAAACACTGTTTATGCTGCTCAAGAAACGTGGGACCTCATTAGTCGG CGGTATCCCGATATGATGTGTTACAATCCAGAGGGAGAGGAAAATTGGGCAATCTTGAAAGAATTGTATGACGAGCCTGATACTACTACAAGCGAGTCGAGCGCAAACGACGAATGA